In one window of Protaetiibacter larvae DNA:
- a CDS encoding amino acid deaminase/aldolase, giving the protein MSFTLAPQSNRPWQTPAEWWPRLASATAGVEPPYGVIAVEALAANAHAMLERAQGTTIRVASKSVRVRSVLDAVLALPGYRGILAYTLSEALWLAETHEDVVVGYPTADHLSIAKLASDEKLASRVTLMVDSLKHLDLVDSIAPPSQRATIRLCLELDASYRNPVLGHVGVRRSPVHEPVEAGSLAAAIAQRPGFRLVGMMAYEAQIAGVGNAGLGNVAIRAMQKASASELRERRGAAVEAVRKVAELEFVNGGGTGSLESTHDDPAVTEIAAGSGLFGPLLFDGYEHFQPAPAASFAMSVVRRPTADIATVLGGGWIASGPPGEDRLPRPVWPEGLKYVAREAAGEVQTPVQGDAARELRIGDRVWFRHVKAGELSEHLNEFLLVEGDRIIDRVPTYRGEGKAFL; this is encoded by the coding sequence ATGAGCTTCACCCTCGCACCCCAGAGCAACCGGCCGTGGCAGACGCCCGCGGAGTGGTGGCCGCGCCTGGCGTCGGCCACGGCCGGTGTCGAACCGCCCTACGGCGTCATCGCCGTCGAGGCGCTCGCCGCCAACGCGCATGCCATGCTCGAGCGCGCCCAAGGCACCACGATCCGCGTCGCGAGCAAGTCGGTGCGCGTGCGGTCGGTGCTGGATGCCGTGCTCGCCCTGCCCGGCTACCGCGGCATCCTCGCCTACACGCTCTCGGAGGCGCTGTGGCTCGCGGAGACGCACGAGGACGTCGTGGTCGGCTACCCGACCGCCGACCACCTCTCGATCGCCAAGCTCGCCTCCGACGAGAAGCTCGCCTCCCGCGTCACCCTCATGGTCGACTCGCTCAAGCATCTCGACCTCGTCGACAGCATCGCGCCGCCGTCGCAGCGCGCCACCATCCGGCTGTGCCTCGAACTCGATGCCTCCTACCGCAACCCCGTCCTCGGGCACGTCGGGGTGCGCCGCTCGCCCGTGCACGAGCCCGTCGAGGCCGGGTCGCTCGCCGCCGCGATCGCCCAGCGGCCCGGCTTCCGCCTCGTCGGGATGATGGCCTACGAGGCGCAGATCGCGGGCGTCGGCAATGCGGGGCTCGGCAACGTCGCCATCCGTGCGATGCAGAAGGCCTCCGCGAGCGAGCTGCGCGAGCGCCGCGGTGCCGCCGTCGAGGCGGTGCGCAAGGTGGCCGAGCTCGAGTTCGTGAACGGGGGAGGCACGGGCTCGCTCGAGTCGACCCACGACGATCCCGCCGTCACCGAGATCGCGGCAGGCTCGGGGCTCTTCGGCCCCCTGCTGTTCGACGGCTACGAGCACTTCCAGCCCGCGCCCGCCGCCTCCTTCGCGATGAGCGTCGTGCGCCGCCCCACCGCCGACATCGCCACCGTGCTTGGCGGCGGATGGATCGCGTCGGGCCCCCCGGGCGAGGATCGCCTGCCGCGCCCCGTCTGGCCCGAAGGCCTCAAATACGTGGCTCGCGAGGCCGCGGGCGAGGTGCAGACGCCCGTACAGGGCGACGCCGCACGCGAGCTGCGCATCGGCGACCGGGTGTGGTTCCGCCACGTGAAGGCGGGGGAGCTCTCCGAGCATCTCAACGAGTTCCTGCTCGTCGAGGGCGACCGCATCATCGACCGCGTGCCCACCTACCGGGGAGAGGGCAAGGCGTTCCTGTGA
- a CDS encoding D-arabinono-1,4-lactone oxidase, with product MTATASDRTTEARLRASGPWRNWGRTESSRPTFRASPTSTAEVQALVRLARERGLPLKVVGAGHSFTSIAATDGILVDLDRMQGVRAVDAATGRVTLAAGTRLHQLPELLAPYGLALQNMGDIDRQSIAGATSTGTHGTGGRFGGLATTITGAVIVTGDGSILELDAATNASLLPAVRLGLGALGVLVELTIQCVPAYLLRAVEHPEPFAVIDEFAARVETADHFELYWWPHTDRVMTKTNTRLPLEAGRAPVGPVANWVEERLMSNGALSLMCNIGHVLPAATPAINRFATRVYGDREYVDHSYEVFTAPRNTRFREMEYALPLEAVPAALRELRAMIEDSGWRISFPVEVRAAAADDNWMSTAYGRETGYIAVHRYVRDDPERYFRAAEQIFLAHGGRPHWGKMHYLDHEEFAARYPRFGDFLGVRNRLDPDRVFQNPYLERVLGR from the coding sequence GTGACCGCGACGGCATCCGATCGGACCACCGAGGCGCGTCTGCGCGCCTCCGGCCCCTGGCGCAACTGGGGCCGCACCGAGTCGTCCCGCCCCACGTTCCGCGCATCCCCCACGAGCACGGCCGAGGTCCAGGCGCTCGTGCGCCTCGCGCGGGAGCGGGGTCTGCCGCTCAAGGTGGTGGGCGCCGGCCACAGCTTCACCTCGATCGCCGCGACCGACGGCATCCTCGTGGACCTCGACCGGATGCAGGGGGTGCGCGCCGTCGATGCCGCGACCGGGCGGGTGACCCTCGCCGCGGGCACGCGGCTGCACCAGCTGCCCGAGCTGCTCGCGCCGTACGGCCTCGCCCTGCAGAACATGGGCGACATCGACCGGCAGTCGATCGCCGGCGCCACCTCCACCGGGACCCACGGCACGGGCGGCCGATTCGGCGGACTCGCGACGACGATCACGGGGGCCGTCATCGTCACCGGCGACGGCTCGATCCTCGAGCTCGACGCCGCCACCAACGCCTCCCTGCTGCCCGCCGTGCGGCTCGGTCTCGGCGCGCTCGGGGTGCTCGTCGAGCTCACCATCCAGTGCGTGCCCGCGTACCTGCTGCGCGCGGTCGAGCATCCCGAGCCCTTCGCGGTCATCGACGAGTTCGCGGCCCGCGTGGAGACGGCCGACCACTTCGAGCTGTACTGGTGGCCGCACACCGACCGCGTGATGACGAAGACCAACACCCGGCTGCCGCTCGAGGCGGGGCGCGCCCCGGTCGGTCCGGTCGCGAACTGGGTGGAGGAGCGCCTCATGTCGAACGGCGCGCTCTCGCTCATGTGCAACATCGGGCATGTGCTGCCGGCGGCGACCCCCGCCATCAACCGCTTCGCGACCCGCGTCTACGGCGACCGCGAATACGTCGACCACTCCTACGAGGTGTTCACGGCGCCCCGCAACACGCGGTTCCGCGAGATGGAGTACGCGCTGCCGCTCGAGGCGGTGCCGGCGGCGCTGCGCGAACTGCGGGCCATGATCGAGGACTCCGGGTGGCGCATCTCGTTCCCCGTCGAGGTGCGGGCCGCCGCCGCGGACGACAACTGGATGTCGACCGCCTACGGCCGCGAGACCGGCTACATCGCGGTGCACCGCTACGTGCGGGACGACCCGGAGCGCTACTTCCGCGCGGCCGAGCAGATCTTCCTGGCCCACGGCGGTCGACCGCACTGGGGCAAGATGCACTACCTCGACCACGAGGAGTTCGCGGCGCGCTACCCGCGCTTCGGCGACTTCCTCGGCGTGCGCAACCGGCTGGATCCCGACCGGGTCTTCCAGAATCCGTACCTGGAGCGCGTCCTCGGGCGATAG
- a CDS encoding ABC transporter permease: protein MTPRLTLATAGRVLTQIRHDPRTIGMLLVVPALLIGLLAWIFDDTPVFGQVGPAMLGLFPFIVMFLVTSITTLRERRSGTLERLLVMPLGKGDLIGGYAIAFGAIAILQALVAVAWAVWVCGLDVAGGVWLLVLVAAVNGLLGTMLGLLASAFAATEFQVVQFMPVIVAPQVLLGGIFLPREAMPDALQAISDWLPLSYSIDALTRVSAEADATGDVLGDVLVVAAFALGALVLAALTLRRRTR, encoded by the coding sequence GTGACCCCGCGGCTCACCCTCGCGACCGCCGGCCGTGTGCTCACCCAGATCCGGCACGACCCCCGCACCATCGGGATGCTGCTCGTCGTGCCCGCCCTGCTCATCGGCCTGCTCGCCTGGATCTTCGACGACACCCCCGTGTTCGGCCAGGTGGGGCCGGCGATGCTGGGGCTGTTCCCGTTCATCGTGATGTTCCTCGTGACGAGCATCACCACCCTCCGCGAGCGCCGCTCCGGCACCCTCGAGCGGCTGCTCGTGATGCCGCTCGGCAAAGGCGACCTGATCGGCGGCTACGCGATCGCCTTCGGGGCGATCGCCATCCTGCAGGCGCTCGTCGCGGTCGCCTGGGCGGTGTGGGTGTGCGGGCTCGACGTGGCGGGCGGCGTGTGGCTGCTCGTGCTCGTGGCCGCCGTCAACGGGCTGCTCGGCACGATGCTCGGGCTGCTCGCGAGCGCCTTCGCCGCCACGGAGTTCCAGGTGGTGCAGTTCATGCCCGTCATCGTGGCGCCGCAGGTGCTGCTCGGCGGCATCTTCCTGCCGCGCGAGGCGATGCCGGATGCGCTGCAGGCGATCTCCGACTGGCTGCCGCTGTCGTACTCCATCGACGCGCTCACCCGGGTGAGCGCGGAGGCGGATGCCACGGGAGACGTGCTCGGCGACGTGCTCGTGGTGGCGGCCTTCGCCCTCGGCGCGCTCGTGCTGGCGGCCCTCACCCTCCGCCGCCGCACGCGGTAG
- a CDS encoding ABC transporter ATP-binding protein, whose amino-acid sequence MTSRADAIVADGLTVRRGRTQILHGIELRIPAGQVVGLLGPSGSGKTTLMRAVIGAQRTAAGTVQVLGRPAGHRALRREIGYMAQSAAIYDDLTVEQNLDYFRRVLGAPASDLDRVAAELGLDSVRRTLASRLSGGQRSRVSLGIALLGTPKLLVLDEPTVGLDPLLRKELWALFGRLAASGTTLLVSSHVMDEARRCDRLVLVREGRVIADDTPDGLLAATGTLDHDEAFLVLLERAAAQERAA is encoded by the coding sequence ATGACGTCTCGTGCGGATGCGATCGTCGCCGACGGACTCACGGTGCGCCGCGGGCGAACGCAGATCCTGCACGGGATCGAGCTGCGCATCCCCGCCGGCCAGGTGGTGGGCCTGCTCGGCCCGAGCGGCTCGGGCAAGACGACGCTCATGCGGGCCGTCATCGGCGCCCAGCGCACCGCCGCCGGAACCGTGCAGGTGCTCGGGCGGCCCGCCGGTCATCGCGCCCTCCGCCGCGAGATCGGCTACATGGCGCAGTCGGCCGCCATCTACGACGACCTCACCGTCGAGCAGAACCTCGACTACTTCCGTCGGGTGCTCGGCGCGCCGGCATCCGATCTCGACCGCGTCGCCGCGGAGCTCGGGCTCGACTCGGTGCGCCGAACGCTCGCGTCGCGGCTCTCCGGCGGGCAGCGCAGCCGGGTCTCGCTCGGGATCGCGCTGCTCGGCACCCCGAAGCTGCTCGTGCTCGACGAACCCACCGTGGGCCTCGACCCGCTGCTGCGCAAGGAACTGTGGGCGCTGTTCGGGCGACTCGCGGCATCCGGGACGACCCTGCTCGTCTCGAGTCACGTCATGGACGAGGCCCGCCGCTGCGACCGTCTCGTGCTCGTGCGGGAGGGTCGGGTGATCGCCGACGACACCCCCGACGGGCTGCTCGCGGCCACCGGGACCCTCGACCACGACGAGGCCTTCCTCGTGCTGCTCGAGCGCGCCGCCGCCCAGGAGCGCGCGGCGTGA
- a CDS encoding LemA family protein, which translates to MELWIILGIIVLLVVIIGIYLWSTYNGLVRLNVRVDEAWSDITVQLKRRADLIPNLIETVKGYAAHEKGVFEAVTKARAETLSAQTPGEASVAENHLQSALKSIFAVAEAYPQLQASQNFLQLQAELVDTEDKIQASRRFYNGGVRELNTKIKIFPNTLFVRGLGFTEREFFEVDEPAAIAEPPRVQF; encoded by the coding sequence ATGGAGTTGTGGATCATCCTCGGAATCATCGTCCTGCTCGTCGTCATCATCGGCATCTACCTGTGGTCGACGTACAACGGACTCGTCAGGCTCAACGTGCGCGTCGACGAGGCCTGGAGCGACATCACGGTGCAGCTGAAGCGCCGCGCCGACCTGATCCCCAACCTCATCGAGACCGTCAAGGGCTACGCGGCGCACGAGAAGGGCGTCTTCGAGGCCGTCACGAAGGCACGCGCCGAGACCCTCAGCGCGCAGACCCCCGGCGAGGCGTCGGTCGCCGAGAACCACCTGCAGTCGGCCCTCAAGTCGATCTTCGCGGTCGCCGAGGCCTATCCCCAGCTGCAGGCCAGCCAGAACTTCCTGCAGCTGCAGGCCGAGCTCGTCGACACCGAGGACAAGATCCAGGCCTCGCGCCGGTTCTACAACGGCGGCGTCCGCGAGCTGAACACCAAGATCAAGATCTTCCCCAACACGCTCTTCGTGCGCGGCCTCGGCTTCACCGAGCGCGAGTTCTTCGAGGTCGACGAGCCGGCCGCGATCGCTGAACCGCCGCGCGTCCAGTTCTGA
- a CDS encoding M48 family metallopeptidase, with protein MYSAIAKNKRNTVFIIALFLIIIGALGALSAYIANNWTIAIVTIVIAAVYALIQYFAATAETLALTGAREIRKVDNPRLYRIVENLAITEGLPMPKVYIINDPAPNAFATGRDPQHAVVAATTGILEIMDDAELEGVMAHELGHVKNYDIRVSLVVFGLVIAVGLIADIVLRISIFGGGRGRSNSNNGGPAALVLLVIGLAAAILAPIIAAVVQAAVSRQREYLADATGAMTTRHPEALARALEKLKVYGRPVARNNSSMSHLWIADPSKPGFMQRLFATHPPLDDRIARLRNNATRF; from the coding sequence CTGTATTCCGCAATCGCCAAGAACAAGCGCAACACCGTCTTCATCATCGCGCTGTTCCTGATCATCATCGGTGCGCTCGGCGCGCTGTCCGCGTACATCGCGAACAACTGGACGATCGCCATCGTCACGATCGTGATCGCGGCGGTGTACGCCCTCATCCAGTACTTCGCGGCGACCGCCGAGACCCTCGCGCTCACGGGTGCGCGGGAGATCCGGAAGGTCGACAACCCGCGGCTGTATCGGATCGTCGAGAACCTCGCGATCACCGAGGGCCTGCCGATGCCGAAGGTGTACATCATCAACGACCCGGCGCCCAACGCCTTCGCGACCGGGCGCGACCCGCAGCACGCGGTGGTCGCGGCGACGACCGGCATCCTCGAGATCATGGATGACGCCGAGCTCGAGGGTGTCATGGCCCACGAGCTGGGGCACGTCAAGAACTACGACATCCGGGTCTCGCTCGTGGTGTTCGGGCTCGTCATCGCGGTCGGCCTCATCGCCGACATCGTGTTGCGCATCTCGATCTTCGGCGGGGGACGCGGGCGGTCGAACAGCAACAACGGCGGCCCCGCCGCGCTCGTGCTGCTCGTGATCGGGCTCGCGGCGGCGATCCTCGCGCCGATCATCGCCGCCGTCGTGCAGGCGGCCGTGTCCCGCCAGCGCGAGTACCTCGCGGATGCGACGGGCGCCATGACGACGCGCCACCCGGAGGCGCTCGCGCGGGCGCTCGAGAAGCTCAAGGTCTACGGTCGCCCGGTCGCTCGCAACAACTCCTCGATGTCGCACCTGTGGATCGCGGATCCCAGCAAGCCCGGGTTCATGCAGCGCCTCTTCGCGACGCACCCGCCGCTCGACGACCGCATCGCGCGCCTGCGCAACAACGCCACCCGCTTCTGA